A DNA window from Bacillus sp. E(2018) contains the following coding sequences:
- the flaG gene encoding flagellar protein FlaG codes for MELQSISSPVFQKSEPVLKSQNQPEQTTQAEASVQTKPTKESLEKVIHAMNDMLKPTHTSSKFVLHEKLNDYYVQVVDEVTQEVLKEIPNKKFLDMYADMIDFMGIFVDKKI; via the coding sequence GTGGAACTGCAATCGATTAGTTCTCCTGTATTTCAAAAATCTGAGCCTGTGCTTAAAAGCCAAAACCAACCAGAACAAACGACTCAAGCCGAAGCTTCAGTACAGACTAAACCAACAAAAGAATCACTAGAAAAAGTAATTCATGCGATGAACGATATGTTAAAGCCAACACACACTTCTTCAAAATTTGTGCTTCACGAAAAGTTGAACGACTATTACGTTCAGGTCGTGGACGAAGTAACACAAGAGGTGCTCAAGGAGATTCCAAATAAAAAGTTCCTTGATATGTATGCGGATATGATTGACTTTATGGGCATTTTTGTAGATAAAAAAATTTAG
- a CDS encoding acyltransferase family protein: MKHRHSKQQRKRSQQPNSNVKQTKAMEQPLHRNRYITGLDGLRAIAVLAVIAYHLNFEWAAGGLLGVTVFFVLSGYLITDLLITEYVSTNSINFKNFWIRRARRLLPAMFTMLLVVVTYVTLFEPSMLEKLEEDTVAAILYVSNWWYIFQDLSYFESFGPPSLLTHFWSLAVEEQFYILWPLVIIVLLKMKVREGSLFSMMLAGALLSAALMTIMYEPGADPSRIYYGTDTRVFSLLLGASLAVIWPSRKLSSTLPPEIRWKLDFVGLSALAFIFYMFASTDQYQDFLYQGGMVAISVAALLVVAVMVHPSSKLNTWLSFKPLRWVGIRSYGIYLWHFPVIVLTSPQWGADAPSLFRTTFQIVLIFVLANLSWKYIENPIRKGALSRFCRVVKRGEWKRERSFIGRFVLTACILGLFMCVSAIGFTTTSVALSKGKVISAIQDKVGNEEPPPENTVRPKPKPDGAEDEKPAEEPEEKPSENKPSNEKDEEKKPVQDTRSLSVIGDSVMIDVTPHIEEVFPNAKVDAKIGRQFREAEDLVQQKKSSGSLGEIVVIELGANGPLSEKRMHHLIELIGDRDIYMITARVPKPWQQEVNETISIVAQEYKHVKVVDWFEMSESHPEYIGSDGVHLTLTGAREYAEFLIKHID; this comes from the coding sequence ATGAAACACCGACACTCAAAGCAACAACGAAAACGCAGCCAACAGCCTAACTCAAACGTTAAGCAAACGAAAGCCATGGAACAACCTCTACACAGAAACAGATACATAACTGGCCTCGATGGACTAAGAGCCATCGCCGTACTTGCAGTTATCGCCTATCACTTAAATTTCGAATGGGCGGCAGGCGGTCTTCTAGGGGTTACTGTCTTTTTTGTTTTATCAGGATATCTAATAACCGATCTATTAATCACTGAATATGTATCAACAAATTCGATTAACTTTAAAAACTTCTGGATCCGCCGAGCCCGAAGGTTATTGCCAGCCATGTTTACGATGCTTCTCGTCGTTGTCACATACGTAACCTTGTTCGAACCATCCATGCTTGAAAAACTTGAAGAAGATACCGTTGCAGCCATTCTTTATGTAAGCAACTGGTGGTATATATTCCAAGATCTTTCGTATTTCGAAAGCTTCGGACCCCCTTCCCTTCTAACCCACTTTTGGAGTTTAGCAGTGGAAGAACAATTTTATATCCTATGGCCATTGGTCATTATCGTTCTATTAAAAATGAAAGTTCGTGAAGGTTCCCTATTTTCTATGATGCTAGCAGGTGCACTCCTTTCAGCAGCACTGATGACAATCATGTACGAACCAGGTGCAGACCCGAGCCGTATTTATTACGGAACAGATACGCGGGTATTTTCCCTTTTACTAGGAGCAAGCCTTGCCGTCATCTGGCCAAGTCGCAAACTGTCTAGCACGCTACCACCTGAGATTCGTTGGAAGCTAGACTTTGTCGGACTATCCGCACTCGCATTTATCTTTTACATGTTTGCAAGCACGGACCAATATCAAGACTTCCTCTACCAAGGTGGAATGGTCGCCATATCTGTTGCCGCACTGCTAGTAGTAGCTGTAATGGTCCACCCATCCAGCAAACTCAACACGTGGTTGAGCTTTAAACCGTTACGCTGGGTAGGTATCCGTTCATACGGGATTTATCTGTGGCACTTCCCGGTGATTGTTCTGACGAGTCCTCAATGGGGAGCGGATGCGCCAAGCTTATTTAGAACGACATTTCAAATTGTACTGATCTTCGTTCTAGCTAACCTGTCTTGGAAATACATCGAGAACCCAATTCGTAAAGGTGCTTTATCAAGATTTTGTCGAGTGGTAAAACGCGGAGAATGGAAACGGGAACGATCATTTATAGGACGTTTTGTATTAACAGCTTGTATTCTAGGTCTTTTCATGTGCGTATCTGCAATCGGCTTCACGACAACTTCAGTAGCGTTAAGTAAAGGTAAAGTAATCTCTGCTATACAAGACAAAGTTGGCAATGAAGAGCCGCCGCCAGAAAATACGGTGAGACCAAAGCCGAAGCCTGATGGTGCTGAAGACGAAAAGCCGGCAGAAGAACCTGAAGAAAAGCCTTCTGAAAATAAGCCATCTAACGAAAAAGACGAAGAGAAAAAACCTGTTCAAGATACACGTTCACTCTCAGTCATTGGTGATTCCGTCATGATTGATGTAACGCCTCATATCGAGGAAGTATTCCCAAATGCAAAAGTGGACGCCAAGATCGGACGTCAGTTTAGAGAAGCAGAAGATCTTGTTCAGCAGAAGAAAAGCTCAGGCAGTTTAGGAGAGATTGTTGTCATTGAGCTTGGAGCGAATGGACCACTTTCTGAAAAGAGAATGCATCACTTGATCGAGCTAATTGGTGATCGAGACATTTATATGATTACAGCGCGTGTTCCAAAGCCTTGGCAGCAGGAAGTGAATGAGACAATTTCTATTGTTGCTCAGGAGTACAAACACGTTAAAGTTGTGGACTGGTTTGAGATGAGTGAGTCACATCCTGAATATATCGGTAGCGATGGTGTGCATTTAACGCTTACTGGTGCGAGAGAGTATGCGGAATTCCTGATTAAACATATTGATTAA
- the pilM gene encoding pilus assembly protein PilM, producing MRFNLRLFNKKRINIILQDHVIRYLDYRHPEDLDVRGSGERYLPEGLIHDGLIADRETLLTILEECVLEWGIKGREVQFLIPDSKLVIRKHQIPTNQKDEEIKGYLYMELGNTIHLPFEDPVFDYVLLDTNEEKREILLFAASEKMVHDYSTLLSDAKLKPVVADASCVALYRLIFMKDLVSEKDHTLCLQFDIPAVQLSIFHHHKPYFFNHLKMETDYKSWNFKQHSTGVQRIEWQGDSGYIHGLIEDKLVEIERIVNYYKFTINQGEQGVSKVVLSGELPELSYIQERLSSKLDDVPVLTIKPSDTLLPPQFDVVLGLGLKEVQLC from the coding sequence ATGAGATTTAATCTGCGTCTTTTTAATAAAAAAAGAATTAATATAATTCTCCAAGATCATGTCATCCGCTATTTGGATTACCGTCACCCAGAAGATCTTGATGTAAGAGGTTCTGGTGAACGTTATCTTCCTGAAGGATTGATTCATGATGGCCTGATTGCAGATCGAGAAACTCTTTTAACCATTCTGGAAGAGTGTGTATTAGAGTGGGGAATTAAAGGTCGAGAAGTCCAATTCTTGATTCCTGATAGCAAGCTTGTTATCCGTAAACATCAGATTCCTACTAATCAAAAGGACGAAGAAATTAAAGGTTATCTATATATGGAGCTAGGTAATACGATTCACCTCCCGTTTGAGGATCCTGTGTTTGATTATGTTTTACTAGATACAAATGAGGAAAAACGTGAAATTTTACTGTTTGCAGCTTCTGAAAAAATGGTACACGATTATTCGACGCTGCTCTCAGACGCGAAGTTAAAACCAGTTGTTGCTGATGCTTCATGCGTCGCCTTGTATCGACTTATTTTTATGAAGGATCTCGTTTCTGAAAAAGATCATACCCTTTGTCTTCAATTTGATATTCCAGCTGTCCAACTAAGTATCTTTCACCATCATAAGCCTTATTTCTTCAACCATTTAAAAATGGAGACCGATTATAAGAGCTGGAACTTTAAACAGCATTCTACTGGTGTACAGAGAATTGAATGGCAAGGTGATTCTGGTTATATACATGGCTTAATAGAAGATAAATTAGTAGAAATAGAGCGCATCGTGAACTATTACAAGTTTACGATCAATCAAGGTGAACAAGGTGTCTCGAAAGTTGTGTTGTCTGGTGAGTTGCCAGAGTTGTCATACATTCAAGAAAGATTGTCTTCCAAACTGGATGATGTACCCGTACTGACGATCAAACCCTCTGACACATTGCTGCCTCCACAATTTGATGTAGTACTAGGTCTTGGGTTAAAAGAGGTGCAGCTATGTTAG